Below is a window of Entelurus aequoreus isolate RoL-2023_Sb linkage group LG07, RoL_Eaeq_v1.1, whole genome shotgun sequence DNA.
GAtggactatttttttattttttttattttgaaagtaaacattttgtctcagctctgctcttttaatgtctttaatgtcctttgtgtgctttaatgtttccctcttacacacatgtttatgtgtgctctggctatgagttttttctcttggcctcagtctggacccccttaccaggggcccaggcttagactgaatttttttttctcaccccccaccctccccagtttctcaccttttttgtaaggggcgccggaagttggcagacccgtcagcgatcctgttctgtctccttgtaatgtttgtcggctcttgaatgggattgtgctgaaaatcttcatttcccctcagggatcattaaactatttctgattctgattattctgattctgacttcctgtccaacacaagcagattttatgtAAATTGATCTGCCTTGTTGCGGCGACCGGCAAAATAGAAGCTCTGCATATATTTAGCGCAGGGATGCGGAAAACCACCGACATGTCAGCGCCGTTCCGCAAGCGGTAGAAACGGACACATTGATTCGAATTAAAATGGAAAGAATTCTCCGCCGTGGCGATGACATTCCGCTCCCATTTTGCATCCTATGGAAGTCAGGGTTAAGACTACTAACACCTCCtagcaaaaatgcaaaatggtttaCTTCCACTTAGATATCAGCAAAACTACAGTAACTACGAACACCtctcaacataaacatataatgTCATCAAGCTCACCttgttgtaacctgttttgaaaaggtttcattATTAGTTAttgttacgtatatgtattgttgcatttgaacaactgatactgttgataatagaggtaaattattggtattgttcattatcaatagcgctatttctattggtatttgtatttctgtagtgtaataatgctcattgtcatttctgtattatttatttcgctaactgcttctttgctatcacttttaccatcatatttgtacatattgtatttgctgatgttgctctattgttgttgttgttgttattgttgtgtttgctgttgttgtttttgtctctgtcttatccccttcttgtccccacaatttcccccctctgtcttccttttatttctctttctatcccctccggctccggcccggctgcaccaaatgataatataaatacatttaataaagtcaaatacaaataaggcaacaagagaagtatcctacacttctcttttgtaaagtaaatctgaacagccgatacgggcatctacatcaactatatgatttgcctgagaagctggacagaacaAAAAGAAAAAGTTTTATTATGATTTATATACCGAATAATatgtgaatcgattctgaattgaatcgtcactcCAAGAATCGGAGTCTTGAGCGGTGACCAAAGTTTCCCaactctttcttcttctttctttctttagtttatttcgaacatgaacacacttacagcataatacatcacacaatttcatatcatttcactttacatcatgtccgaaaaggagtagaaagaagcaaagcttattaaaTCCTACccttttcccacttcaaagcgtttacaaatacatacgttcatttactgacttctttttgtaacacaatgACATCtgtgaatgattaatacagcagtttttgtaatagataattaagtcagtcatgatagacatactgagatgaagaatatcccattttcaataaggttgaaggtgtttctcataattcttcttctttgtactttgtaagcactattaatttgaacaacctcttaaacttgatcatatcagtacattgtttaacttctttacttaatccattccataatttaattccacatactgatatgctaaaggtttttagtgttgtacgagcatacaaatgttttcaattagattttcctcaaggttatatttctcctctttggtagagaagaattgttgtacattcttgggtatcaggttatagtttgctttgtacatcattttagcagtTTGCAATTTTATCAAATCATCGAAcgtcaatatttttgactcaataaatgaaGGGTGTGTATGCTCTCTATATCCTCACTTCCCAggtggtgagggtgatgggtcaaatgcagaggataatctcaccacactttgtgtgtgacaatcattggtactttaactttaactttttaatgttatttatcagtttaattgatcttttttgtaacacggttaatgaatgaagtgcacatttgtagttatttccctatatttctacacaataactcagatatggtaacacaagCGAGCAGTAACTCTGTCTCATATTGGACCGTTGTTGAGCTTGTCTTTCTGCTTAATGATGAGGGGGGGTTTCATTTGTATTTTAGTTGTTATCGGTAAATGTACTTTTAACCTGCTGTCACGTTCCCCTTAGCAGAGAATGAAAACGAGCTTGTAGCTATGTGGTCGAtccaatacatccatccatccattttctaccgcttgtcccttttggggtgctggagcctatctcagctgcattctggcgtaaagcggggtacaccctggacaagtcgccacctcatcgcaggaccaacacagatagacagacaacattcacactcacattcacacactatagggccaatttagtgttgccaattaatcaacctatccccgggtgcatgtctttggaggtgggaggaagccggagtacccggagggaacccacgcagtcacggggagaacatgcaaactccacacagaaagatcccgagcccgggattgaactcgggaccttcgtattgtgaggcacatcacATACGAACCGTGCTGCCCAttcaagtaaacaaaacaaaatacagtATTTCAATTATCAGCCGTGGCTTTCtttcaccaccagatggcagtaagtACTCAATTAAAATGGCAAGACCGCCAGCCTTTCATCAAATTGTATTTATCACTGCGTGTTGGTGTTATTTAAATTAGAAAATAAGCGATGAAATATGAATTAAAACAAACTCTATTGAAAATGTTCGTCTTTATTTAGAATGTCCCCATTGTGAGATAaataaagtcaatcctatcccATCAGCTCAATGGATAACAAGTACAAACTGCTCTGCTGGGGGTGGTCTATGCTGACGTCACAGTTACGCATCAGTGTAAGAAAAACGTACAGTATAAGATTTCACCGCCTTGTGAAATTTTCCATGATTGTCCTGATAAGTTCCTTCAGAAGGCGTGGTCAGAGCAACTGTCAACAAGTGCTGGTGATATATATGTAGCAGCAACGCAAATAAACCTATATTGACTTTATGTTGAATCTAATGTAAAGTTTCTGGACGACTATTTTCCTAAATTGAAGTTCAGCAAAAGTGTGGTAAAGTATCGTCGTGTACACGTCCCACACCTGCCCTGCTAAGCCACGCCCCTCGTCTGCAATAAAACTCCCTCGTGACAGGAAGACCTGTCAATCCCTCCCAAAACTACACGAGCACAACTTGTTGGCAGGTTGACATTGTTGGCTTGGAGAAAAAAAAGCGAAGCATTGCGGCACTGATCGTGTCTAGTGGAGCACAAATACCGACGTGGGAGCTTCATCGGGCCTCCATGCTCCTGCAGTCCGGAGGGTGTTAAGATCCATGGAAGTGGCAGGTTTCTACGACGAGGGCGGCTTTGCTATTCACGCGAGAGACAGCATTCTCAACCCGGTCGGCGGCGGGGGTGGGGGCGGCTCGTACTGGAGGCTCGGGGACTCGATGACCGAGTTGGGCATCGAGGAGCGGGAGAGAGCGATCGACTTCAGCGTCTACCTGGACCCGGCCGTGCACTGCCCGCAGCTGGCGGGGCACACGCACCCTCCGCAGGGGGACGTCTTGTCCGACTTCCTGGCCGACAACAAGCTGAAGAGAGTGGCCAACTTTCGGAACTACACGCTGCTCAACGAGCTGGAGGCGGCTCAGCGAGACGGCCCGCGGGAGCCCCGGGGGCCGCCGTACGGGCTGGGCTACGCCGACCTGCAGGAGACGCGTGTGGACAGCGTGCTCGCGTCGGAGCTGATCCGCTACCGGGCCGCCGCCAACCCCTCCGACAGAGACGAGGACGCGAAGATGGACAACGGCTCGACGGGCTTCGACATGAGGTCCTACCTCCAGTACCAGTCCACCAGTGGGAGCATGGGCAACATATCTACGGCGTCTTCCACATGCTCCAGCCCGCCCGGAACACCGGCGCCGGCAGGTCAGGGCAGGTCCCCTTCGCACGGCGCCAAGCTCTCCGGGAAGTCGAAGAAGCGCCTGGACAAGGACAGTGAAGAGTACCGGCTGCGGAGGGAGAGGAACAACCTGGCGGTGAGGAAGAGTCGGGATAAAGCCAAAATGCGCAACTTGGAGACGCAACACAAAGTGCTGGAACTGGCGGCGGAGAACGATCGTTTACAGAAGCGAGTGGAGCAGCTGTCAAGAGAGCTGGCGACCCTGCGGAACCTGCTGTCGGCCACCGGCCAGTGTTAGAGAGCCGAGGACTGTCCGTTTTAGGAGGGTGGTATGCCGCGACCACCAGTTTACATATAGACACTTTGCAATGAGACTGAAGAAGTGGCTTGCACGGATTGCGCAATCACTGACTGCACTTCTGGACATGTCACCTTAGCTTTGTTATTCTCGTGTAAGTGTGTATATGCAGTATTTGTGTGCTGGCTCGACATACATGCgaatttatacattttttgtgtAACTGGAGCAGCGGCTGGTTGTCAAGGGAAGAGTTGTGCTGCAGTGAAATGATGCAACTCTTTGTAATAGTATTGGCAATGGATGAAATAAGTCGAATTATTTAATATGCCCACAGTGAAATGCATTTAATTGTACTTtatattttgttgaataaaataatTTCTACTTTTGTTCTAACAATTTTATTTGCATGTCTTTATTTGGTGTTGTTTTGAAGAAAATGTTGGCTGCAGCACTTGTCTGTGTGCGACAGATCACGCCTGCCATTACAAAATGTCTTACAAAAGCAGGACTCGTCAAACATCTATTTCTTAAACTAGTTCAGTAAATGCACCAGGAAAGTTACAACTATTTGTTATTTATTGTCCATACACAAAAAACCTATTATGCATTCAGTGAGACATGTTCCTGTGCTGAATAAATTCATTGTCTGATACCGTTGTGCAACATTTTTGTGGTTAATATAATACGAAGGCATATGCAATTATTTAATTCCAGTGTGCATTTCCCTCCATGTTTACACAAATGTCCTCAGTTCTTTCTAGATTAGGCTGAGGCGATATACTGCTGAGAGCAGCACATAAGAGACTCAGCACGCAGCATAGAACTGTTAGCTTTATCTGCAGCACACGGCTCTGTCAATAGTCTGCTGGGTCCACTGGCCTACAGAGGGGTTCAAGGTTGAAGGGAAATTAATCAGCAACTAACCTCCTCACACCACCCCAGGTCATGCTTCAACAGCCGAGACTTGCTCCGCATTGTCACTCTACATAATCCTCCGCACACCTCGTCTAACACTTAAGACTTTTAAACATGGGAGTAGTGAGTTTCATCACACACGATAGATTAGTTGGCAATTGGTGTGCTGGGGAATTGAGCAATCATTTGCACAAAATATATGTCCCAAGCAAGCAAGGCCCAGACACAAGATAAAGCAACAAGGCCCGGTGGGATGTGGAGGTGATCTGTGACAATTCCGTGTGGGGAGTGTTTGCAACTTCAAACAAGCAAAGAGGAAAAACCACCTCTGCTCGTTTTTCAAGAGAGGGCACTTTCACCTTAAAGGACTTCCAACAGTTGCATTTGACTCCATAATAAATCCTTGCATACGGTCAATTTTATTTCCACGCTGTGTTGAACATTAAAGCTTGAAACTATTGGGCAATATCTTGCCTTTTCCCTTTGCTCAGATTGTTCCACCCACGTTTAAAGAAGCCATTCTTATTCTGCCTGACAATCGCGGCTTTTGGCCAAACTAAGATGAAGACTGTAAGTAAAACATTGTGTAAATGCAACATGTATTTGACACAAGCAATACTTATAAAATCACAACCTCCTGTAGCTCACTCGTCTCATGTTGTGGGTGTCAACGGGAAAAAAATGGACTTTTGCTGAGTTGTGTACGTGTTCATTGCCTCATTATTATTTCATTACTTTATAATTATGTCAAGACAATGACTGGGGTAAAACAGGGCCAAGCTAAATGAAGTAAcgataaaaaaatgtcaaaacagTGTGACCAAATCAACACCCTCGTTAAAAGTGGTTAATTTAACGATGAGCAGAGCAAGATTTTCTATAAATGTTTGGCTAAAATTCAAACATCTATGGAAT
It encodes the following:
- the cebpb gene encoding CCAAT/enhancer-binding protein beta — translated: MEVAGFYDEGGFAIHARDSILNPVGGGGGGGSYWRLGDSMTELGIEERERAIDFSVYLDPAVHCPQLAGHTHPPQGDVLSDFLADNKLKRVANFRNYTLLNELEAAQRDGPREPRGPPYGLGYADLQETRVDSVLASELIRYRAAANPSDRDEDAKMDNGSTGFDMRSYLQYQSTSGSMGNISTASSTCSSPPGTPAPAGQGRSPSHGAKLSGKSKKRLDKDSEEYRLRRERNNLAVRKSRDKAKMRNLETQHKVLELAAENDRLQKRVEQLSRELATLRNLLSATGQC